A window of the Cannabis sativa cultivar Pink pepper isolate KNU-18-1 chromosome X, ASM2916894v1, whole genome shotgun sequence genome harbors these coding sequences:
- the LOC115709427 gene encoding trihelix transcription factor GT-2: MGDSSNDHRAGVVAVSASNVTVEAAVATTQDHVLELRHQGGSGEDRNNNNNIVESNLSNNSAEEENKLLFDESGGGGGGGDRSGGNRWPRQETLALLKIRQDMDAIFRDSSLKGPLWEEVSRKLAGLGFKRSAKKCKEKFENVYKYHKRTKEGRTGKTEGKTYRFFDQLAAFEQNHHPPPPTPPPPPPQQPSKPQVIVNNSPPPPPWTTPPPITTVTYHQNPTKNNDSNNSNNIPLLSPLVVPLPPTPTPTNNTTMNNISTNNNNNNNNNNNSLLFPPQTKSINHLNTTTTATTTAVPTATTTGIDRHQYLFSSSSTSSSTASDEEFQARSSSRGQKRKRKWRDFFRKLTKEVIRKQEEMQKTFLETVEKSEQARIVREDTWRLQEMARVNREHEILVQERSTAAAKDAAVIAFLQKVSAGGGSSAVVVPQNNSSHLFLSNNYQDHNNHHHHHIPAVSLPPLPSPQQQHQQQPTPPARPKLGDNSSNLSPSRWPKSEVQALINLRRTLELKYHENGPKGPLWEEISAGMRRLGYNRSSKRCKEKWENINKYFKKVKDSNKKRPEDSKTCPYFHQLDALYREKTTIKNNVVDQIQNNNVLTMEPLMVQPERQWPDQSTNNNSEEEEDDEDDHEILLDDDEERDSSSTELDQDLDHHHHDNKQGGSYNSVVVDNKLQSSSSMNIVVE, translated from the exons ATGGGAGACTCAAGTAATGATCATCGAGCTGGGGTAGTAGCTGTTTCAGCCTCCAACGTTACGGTGGAGGCAGCGGTAGCCACCACCCAAGATCATGTTCTTGAACTTCGCCACCAGGGAGGTAGTGGCGAAGACAggaataacaataataatattgttgaAAGTAATTTATCGAACAATTCAGCTGAAGAAGAGAACAAATTATTATTCGACGAGAGTGGCGGCggcggtggtggtggtgacCGGAGCGGCGGAAACCGGTGGCCTCGTCAAGAGACTTTGGCTTTGTTGAAGATAAGACAAGATATGGATGCTATTTTTCGTGATTCTAGTCTCAAAGGTCCATTGTGGGAAGAGGTTTCAag GAAGCTAGCTGGTCTTGGGTTCAAAAGAAGCGCAAAGAAATGCAAGGAGAAATTTGAGAATGTTTACAAGTACCACAAGAGAACCAAAGAAGGCCGTACAGGCAAGACAGAGGGCAAAACCTACCGATTTTTCGATCAATTAGCGGCTTTCGAACAAAACCACCACCCGCCGCCACCTACTCCGCCACCACCACCGCCACAACAGCCTTCAAAACCACAAGTCATAGTAAACAattcaccaccaccaccaccatggACGACCCCTCCTCCAATCACTACAGTCACTTATCATCAAAACCCTACAAAAAATAATGAtagtaataatagtaataatattcCTCTTCTATCCCCACTAGTAGTACCATTGCCACCAACACCAACACCAACAAATAATACTACTATGAATAATATtagtactaataataataataataataataataataataattctttaTTATTCCCTCCACAAACCAAATCAATAAACCATCTTAACACTACCACCACTGCTACTACTACAGCTGTTCCAACTGCTACCACAACAGGTATTGATCGCCATCAATACCTGTTCTCGAGCTCGTCCACTTCCTCTTCTACTGCTTCTGACGAGGAATTTCAAGCCAGAAGCAGTAGCCGAGGgcagaagagaaagagaaagtggagAGACTTCTTTAGAAAATTGACGAAGGAAGTGATAAGAAAGCAAGAGGAAATGCAAAAGACGTTTCTAGAAACCGTTGAGAAATCCGAACAAGCGAGAATTGTCCGCGAAGACACCTGGAGGTTACAAGAGATGGCAAGAGTAAACCGCGAGCACGAAATTCTTGTCCAAGAAAGGTCCACGGCAGCCGCCAAAGACGCGGCTGTCATCGCATTCTTGCAGAAGGTCTCTGCCGGCGGTGGAAGCTCGGCGGTTGTTGTTCCGCAGAATAATTCAAGCCATTTGTTCTTATCCAATAACTATCAAGATCATAACAATCACCACCACCATCACATTCCGGCGGTGTCATTACCACCGCTACCGTCACCTCAGCAGCAACACCAGCAGCAGCCAACACCGCCGGCACGGCCCAAATTAGGCGATAACTCGTCTAATTTAAGCCCTTCACGGTGGCCAAAATCAGAAGTTCAAGCTTTAATAAACCTGAGAAGAACACTCGAGTTGAAGTACCACGAAAACGGACCAAAAGGGCCGCTTTGGGAGGAAATCTCGGCCGGGATGAGGCGACTCGGGTACAACCGAAGCTCGAAAAGGTGTAAGGAGAAATGGGAAAACATCAACAAGTATTTCAAAAAAGTTAAGGACAGTAACAAGAAAAGACCAGAAGATTCAAAGACATGTCCTTACTTTCACCAGCTTGATGCATTGTATAGAGAGAAAACGACAATAAAAAACAATGTGGTTGATCAAATTCAAAACAACAATGTATTAACAATGGAACCATTGATGGTACAACCTGAAAGACAATGGCCTGATCAAAGTACTAATAATAAttcagaagaggaagaagatgatgaagatgatcaTGAGATTTTActagatgatgatgaagaaagaGATAGTAGTAGCACTGAGCTTGATCAAGAtcttgatcatcatcatcatgataATAAGCAAGGTGGCAGTTATAATTCGGTAGTTGTTGATAACAAACtacaatcttcttcttctatgaACATAGTTGTTGAGTAA